A stretch of Cheilinus undulatus linkage group 20, ASM1832078v1, whole genome shotgun sequence DNA encodes these proteins:
- the rbp4 gene encoding retinol-binding protein 4 isoform X1 — MNRMLHFAVALCLLALSWAQDCQVANIQVMQNFDRTRYVGTWYAVGKKDPEGLFLLDNIVAQFNIDEEGKITATAKGRVIILNNWETCADMLATFTETSDSAKFQMQYWGASSYLQTGNDEHWVIDTDYDNYAVHYSCRQVDSDGTCLDSYSFIFSRYPGGLRPEDVAVVTQKKKDICLYGKYRRVDHTGFCEQNDS; from the exons aTGAACAGAATGCTGCATTTCGCTGTTGCTCTCTGTCTTCTGGCTTTGTCCTGGGCACAGGACTGCCAGGTAGCCAACATCCAGGTCATGCAGAACTTTGACCGGACAAGG TATGTAGGGACATGGTATGCTGTTGGAAAGAAAGACCCAGAGGGTTTATTCTTGCTTGACAACATTGTGGCTCAATTTAATATTGACGAAGAAGGCAAAATCACTGCCACTGCAAAGGGCAGAGTCATCATCCTCAA CAACTGGGAAACGTGTGCCGATATGCTTGCCACCTTTACCGAAACCTCTGACTCTGCCAAGTTCCAGATGCAATACTGGGGGGCTTCAAGCTACCTGCAGACTGGAA ATGATGAACATTGGGTGATCGACACTGACTACGATAACTACGCTGTCCACTACTCATGCAGACAAGTAGACTCTGATGGCACTTGTCTGGACAGCTATTCCTTCATATTCTCACGTTACCCGGGTGGTCTGAGGCCAGAGGATGTGGCTGTGGTCACCCAGAAGAAGAAGGACATCTGCTTATATGGCAAATACAGACGAGTTGATCACACCG gCTTCTGCGAGCAAAACGACAGCTGA
- the rbp4 gene encoding retinol-binding protein 4 isoform X2, translating to MLHFAVALCLLALSWAQDCQVANIQVMQNFDRTRYVGTWYAVGKKDPEGLFLLDNIVAQFNIDEEGKITATAKGRVIILNNWETCADMLATFTETSDSAKFQMQYWGASSYLQTGNDEHWVIDTDYDNYAVHYSCRQVDSDGTCLDSYSFIFSRYPGGLRPEDVAVVTQKKKDICLYGKYRRVDHTGFCEQNDS from the exons ATGCTGCATTTCGCTGTTGCTCTCTGTCTTCTGGCTTTGTCCTGGGCACAGGACTGCCAGGTAGCCAACATCCAGGTCATGCAGAACTTTGACCGGACAAGG TATGTAGGGACATGGTATGCTGTTGGAAAGAAAGACCCAGAGGGTTTATTCTTGCTTGACAACATTGTGGCTCAATTTAATATTGACGAAGAAGGCAAAATCACTGCCACTGCAAAGGGCAGAGTCATCATCCTCAA CAACTGGGAAACGTGTGCCGATATGCTTGCCACCTTTACCGAAACCTCTGACTCTGCCAAGTTCCAGATGCAATACTGGGGGGCTTCAAGCTACCTGCAGACTGGAA ATGATGAACATTGGGTGATCGACACTGACTACGATAACTACGCTGTCCACTACTCATGCAGACAAGTAGACTCTGATGGCACTTGTCTGGACAGCTATTCCTTCATATTCTCACGTTACCCGGGTGGTCTGAGGCCAGAGGATGTGGCTGTGGTCACCCAGAAGAAGAAGGACATCTGCTTATATGGCAAATACAGACGAGTTGATCACACCG gCTTCTGCGAGCAAAACGACAGCTGA